The Apium graveolens cultivar Ventura chromosome 11, ASM990537v1, whole genome shotgun sequence genome has a window encoding:
- the LOC141696117 gene encoding uncharacterized protein LOC141696117: MGKKKRAADREFNDEKILDYILYRTGCGSVLAFGFTFFSPGEVFIYLTVEGMLSTKQGVYITEFITGNNQNILVTEIFSKPYEDHILNKLHPKGIWYLTVLGTTATTQREYIALHAFIRLNLQMQTAILQPSPKHFPKYEEQQPVMPECFTPNFFEYLRETFNEPQLAAIQWAAMHTAAGTTNLMAKRQDPLPFTLVQGPPGTGYKTHTVWGMLNVIHMIQYQHYNTALLKQLAPESYKQTNESNSENVATGSIDEVLQSMDQ; encoded by the exons ATGgggaagaagaagagagcagCAGATAGAGAGTTTAATGATGAGAAGATATTG GACTATATTTTGTACAGAACCGGATGTGGCTCGGTTTTGGCTTTCGGTTTTACGTTCTTTTCCCCTGGTGAAGTCTTT ATTTATCTTACAGTAGAGGGGATGCTATCTACTAAGCAAGGTGTTTATATTACAGAGTTTATTACTGGTAACAACCAAAATATACTGGTAACAG AAATCTTCAGCAAGCCTTATGAGGATCATATATTAAATAAATTGCACCCTAAAGGCATCTGGTATTTAACTGTTCTCGGCACAACAGCAACAACCCAGAGGGAATACATTGCGTTGCATGCATTTATCCGTCTAAATTTGCAG ATGCAAACCGCTATTCTTCAGCCTAGTCCAAAACACTTCCCAAAATATGAAGAGCAACAGCCTGTAATGCCAGAGTGCTTCACGCCTAATTTTTTTGAATATCTACGGGAGACTTTTAATGAGCCGCAACTTGCAGCAATTCAGTGGGCTGCCATGCATACAGCTGCTGGTACAACTAATCTGATGGCGAAGAGACAAGATCCATTGCCATTTACTTTAGTACAAGGGCCTCCTGGAACTGGTTATAAGACGCACACTGTATGGGGAATGCTAAACGTGATTCATATGATTCAGTATCAACACTATAATACTGCATTGCTAAAACAACTAGCACCTGAAAGCTATAAGCAAACCAATGAGAGTAATTCAGAAAATGTTGCGACTGGTTCTATAGATGAAGTGCTTCAGAGCATGGACCAATGA